Proteins from a genomic interval of Caulobacter sp. NIBR1757:
- a CDS encoding helix-turn-helix transcriptional regulator, with product MAIHVRLDRVLLERRMSLTELADRVGVTIANLSILKTGKARAIRFSTLDALCRELGCQPGDILSFEPGPSDWGDDELE from the coding sequence ATGGCTATTCACGTCCGCCTCGACCGCGTGCTGCTCGAACGCCGCATGTCGCTCACCGAACTGGCCGACCGCGTCGGCGTCACCATCGCCAACCTGTCGATCCTGAAGACCGGCAAGGCTCGGGCGATCCGGTTCTCGACCCTCGATGCGCTGTGCCGCGAGCTGGGCTGCCAGCCGGGGGATATCCTGAGCTTCGAGCCGGGGCCGAGCGACTGGGGGGATGACGAGCTGGAGTAG
- a CDS encoding DUF2975 domain-containing protein, with the protein MRTLGPGSVSSLLKIILDVTWYVLWAVIGGFAVAGIAILLLSFNTDIIDQIDLPALGDLSQRAPVLAAGLFAGSLYFTGINLIVGNLRRIGQTLTSGDPFHPDNIGRLRLIGLILAGLELGKWIFWGAVALLAPEVDRDNGGWSLTTWFSVMVVFVLAEVFREGARLRGEAELTI; encoded by the coding sequence ATGCGAACATTGGGACCCGGCTCGGTATCGAGCCTGCTCAAGATCATTCTGGACGTGACCTGGTATGTGCTCTGGGCGGTGATCGGCGGCTTTGCCGTGGCCGGTATCGCCATCCTGCTGCTCAGCTTCAACACCGACATCATCGACCAGATAGACCTGCCCGCGCTCGGCGACCTGAGCCAGAGGGCGCCCGTCCTGGCCGCCGGCCTGTTCGCCGGATCGCTCTATTTCACCGGCATCAACCTCATCGTCGGCAACCTGCGCCGCATCGGCCAGACGCTCACCTCCGGCGACCCCTTCCATCCCGACAACATCGGCCGCCTGCGCCTGATCGGACTGATCCTGGCGGGGCTGGAGCTCGGCAAGTGGATCTTCTGGGGCGCGGTCGCCCTGCTGGCCCCCGAGGTCGACCGGGACAACGGCGGCTGGAGCCTGACCACCTGGTTTTCCGTCATGGTCGTCTTTGTGCTGGCCGAGGTGTTCCGCGAGGGCGCCCGCCTGCGCGGCGAAGCCGAACTGACGATCTGA
- a CDS encoding c-type cytochrome, giving the protein MRVLLTASIVLTALAGAASAQDGAALFNAQCKSCHTLTAANSPAGPSLKGVAGRKIAGAPGYAYSKALSAKGGTWTDGQLDAYLAGPATFAPGTKMFNKVADPKARAAIVAYLKTQK; this is encoded by the coding sequence ATGCGCGTTCTGCTGACCGCCTCCATCGTCCTGACCGCCCTTGCCGGCGCCGCTTCGGCCCAGGACGGCGCCGCCCTGTTCAACGCCCAGTGCAAGAGCTGCCACACCCTGACCGCCGCCAACAGTCCGGCCGGACCGAGCCTCAAGGGCGTGGCGGGCCGCAAGATCGCCGGCGCGCCGGGCTACGCCTACTCCAAGGCTCTGAGCGCCAAGGGCGGAACCTGGACCGATGGCCAGCTGGACGCCTATCTGGCCGGCCCGGCGACCTTCGCGCCGGGCACCAAGATGTTCAACAAGGTCGCCGATCCCAAGGCGCGGGCCGCCATCGTCGCCTATCTGAAGACCCAGAAATGA
- a CDS encoding MliC family protein yields the protein MTPRLAALLIGPLLLAACASTDGPRASRPIPPASAPTTASRPALPPAAKSALAAPGTNADSLVYRCAGGKRFTAAWGLPGDRVKVTAGGTSQLLAARPAASGARYGEGPFQIWGRGDEAMLEGFPGGPYTGCRTD from the coding sequence ATGACCCCGAGACTGGCCGCCCTGCTGATCGGACCGCTGCTGCTGGCCGCCTGCGCCAGCACGGACGGCCCGCGCGCGAGCCGCCCCATCCCGCCGGCCTCGGCGCCGACCACGGCCTCCAGGCCGGCCCTGCCGCCGGCCGCCAAGTCGGCCCTGGCCGCGCCGGGCACCAACGCCGACAGCCTGGTCTACCGCTGCGCCGGCGGCAAACGCTTCACCGCCGCCTGGGGCCTGCCCGGCGACCGGGTCAAGGTGACGGCCGGCGGGACCAGCCAGCTTCTCGCGGCCCGGCCCGCCGCCTCCGGCGCCCGCTATGGCGAAGGCCCGTTCCAGATCTGGGGCAGGGGCGATGAGGCCATGCTCGAAGGCTTCCCGGGCGGACCCTATACGGGCTGCCGGACCGACTGA
- a CDS encoding NAD(P)-dependent oxidoreductase encodes MDAFPAFFPLEGRRIVIAGTGEAAEAKARLFEGSPAQIVRLDGSQAFLVGAYGGALLAFITGDDLFIQAAAGAARAAGCLVNVVDRPELCDFNTPAVIDRGAVVAAVGTTGAAPMLASLLRNDLEARVPPGAGRVAVLLRKMQSEVRAAYPDLVARRAFLRSVLSGEAANAAMAGDMPRAEALLRAHIGRGDGPIGRLTFVAGRGPGDLLTLRASRALAEADVICADEDADPSVLALARRDAGRLTPDQCDPKSLAALVRAGRQVVRIITRAPEVSTLRALAAEDVIVEVMLAAPGT; translated from the coding sequence ATGGACGCCTTCCCCGCCTTCTTCCCCCTCGAGGGCCGCCGCATCGTCATCGCCGGAACCGGCGAGGCGGCCGAGGCCAAGGCGCGGCTGTTCGAGGGCAGCCCGGCCCAGATCGTGCGGCTGGACGGCAGCCAGGCCTTCCTGGTCGGGGCCTACGGCGGCGCCCTGCTGGCCTTCATCACCGGCGATGACCTGTTCATACAGGCGGCGGCGGGCGCGGCCCGGGCCGCTGGTTGTCTGGTCAATGTCGTCGACCGGCCCGAGCTCTGCGACTTCAACACCCCCGCCGTCATCGACCGGGGCGCCGTGGTCGCCGCCGTCGGCACCACCGGCGCGGCGCCCATGCTGGCCAGCCTGCTGCGCAACGACCTGGAGGCCCGGGTGCCGCCCGGCGCCGGCCGGGTGGCCGTTCTGCTGCGCAAGATGCAGAGCGAGGTGCGCGCCGCCTATCCCGACCTCGTCGCCCGCCGCGCCTTCCTGCGCTCGGTCCTGTCGGGCGAGGCGGCCAACGCGGCCATGGCCGGCGACATGCCGCGCGCCGAGGCCCTGCTGCGGGCCCACATCGGCCGGGGCGATGGGCCGATCGGGCGACTGACCTTCGTGGCCGGCCGCGGCCCCGGCGACCTGCTCACCCTGCGGGCCTCCCGGGCCCTGGCCGAGGCCGACGTCATCTGCGCGGATGAAGACGCCGATCCTTCCGTGCTCGCCCTGGCGCGCCGCGACGCCGGCCGCCTGACCCCCGATCAGTGCGATCCGAAATCCCTGGCCGCCCTGGTCCGCGCCGGCCGCCAGGTGGTGCGCATCATCACCCGCGCCCCGGAGGTCTCGACCCTGCGGGCCCTGGCCGCCGAGGATGTCATCGTCGAGGTGATGCTGGCGGCCCCCGGAACCTGA
- the modB gene encoding molybdate ABC transporter permease subunit, with protein sequence MLGLTAQDLEIVLLSLRVAAVATLFALPLAFAVAWALARGRFWGRGLLDALVHLPLVLPPVATGYALLLLLGRQGLLGAPLSKLGIVLAFDWTGAALAAAVMAFPLMVRPIRLSIEAIDPQVDQAARTLGAGTWARLTRLTLPLALPGIAAGAVLGFAKALGEFGATITFAAAIPGVSLTLPSAIYQAIQTPGAEQRAAALCLVAALIAVTAVIGADALTRWALKRAGGA encoded by the coding sequence ATGCTGGGTCTCACCGCGCAGGATCTGGAGATCGTCCTGCTGTCGCTGCGGGTGGCGGCCGTCGCCACCCTCTTCGCCCTGCCGCTGGCCTTCGCCGTCGCCTGGGCCCTGGCCCGGGGCCGGTTCTGGGGCCGGGGCCTGCTCGACGCCCTGGTCCATCTGCCGCTGGTGCTGCCGCCGGTGGCGACGGGCTATGCGCTGCTGCTGCTGCTCGGCCGCCAGGGCCTGCTCGGCGCGCCGCTGTCCAAGCTCGGCATCGTGCTGGCTTTCGACTGGACCGGCGCCGCCCTGGCCGCCGCCGTCATGGCCTTTCCGCTGATGGTCCGGCCCATCCGCCTGTCCATCGAGGCCATCGACCCCCAGGTCGACCAGGCCGCCCGCACCCTGGGGGCCGGAACCTGGGCGCGGCTGACCCGGCTGACCCTGCCCCTGGCCCTGCCCGGGATCGCCGCCGGGGCCGTGCTGGGATTCGCCAAGGCGCTTGGCGAGTTCGGGGCCACCATCACCTTCGCCGCCGCCATTCCGGGCGTCAGCCTGACCCTGCCCTCGGCCATCTACCAGGCCATCCAGACCCCCGGCGCCGAACAGCGGGCCGCAGCGCTCTGCCTGGTGGCGGCGCTGATCGCGGTGACGGCGGTGATCGGCGCGGACGCGCTGACCCGGTGGGCGCTGAAACGGGCCGGCGGCGCCTAG
- a CDS encoding MFS transporter, with translation MTDRTAETTPGAPEETTSMTTVVAASAAGTAFEWYDFFIFGSMAGIISKVFFTGLNETAALIAALALFGTGFAFRPLGALIFGRMGDKVGRKAAFLVTVTMMGGATFAIGLLPTYEGAGIIAPILLIILRILQGTALGGEYGGAAIYVAEHAPASKRGQMTGWIQSSAALGLIGALGVILATRTLIGETAFGEWGWRIPFLLSAGLLAISIFMRMKLSESPSFQKLKDAGEQSQHPFRESFGQWKNLKLVLIALMAIMLAQGAVWYCAFFYTPVFLEKFLKVPAPMVNQLMMVVTLASAPMYVFFGWLSDRYGRKWVMWFGMVLALLAFLPGFHMMAQFANPGLAEAARKTPVVVIADPAACSLQFDPVGKTAFVTSCDIAKSFLANNGVSYDNEAAPAGSLARVKIGATEVVSVEGGGLDKAQLKTVKAGVEGQIKAALSEAGYPLKADPARINFWGLFGVLLVFTIAATALYGPQASALVEMFPTRVRYTALSLPYHVGTGWVGGFVPFSAFAIVAATGNIYAGLAYPIFFTGISVLSTLLFLKETKGRSLDF, from the coding sequence ATGACCGACCGGACCGCTGAAACGACGCCCGGGGCGCCGGAAGAAACCACGTCCATGACCACCGTCGTGGCCGCCAGCGCGGCGGGCACGGCGTTCGAGTGGTACGACTTCTTCATCTTCGGCAGCATGGCCGGGATCATCTCCAAGGTCTTCTTCACCGGCCTGAACGAGACCGCCGCCCTGATCGCGGCGCTGGCCCTGTTCGGCACCGGCTTCGCCTTCCGGCCGCTGGGGGCCCTGATCTTCGGGCGGATGGGCGACAAGGTCGGGCGCAAGGCGGCCTTCCTGGTGACCGTGACCATGATGGGCGGCGCCACCTTCGCCATCGGCCTGTTGCCGACCTACGAGGGGGCCGGGATCATCGCCCCCATCCTGCTGATCATCCTGCGCATCCTGCAGGGCACGGCGCTCGGCGGCGAGTACGGCGGGGCGGCGATCTATGTCGCCGAGCATGCCCCGGCCAGCAAGCGCGGGCAGATGACCGGCTGGATCCAGTCGTCGGCGGCGCTCGGCCTGATCGGCGCCCTCGGCGTCATCCTCGCCACCCGCACCCTGATCGGCGAGACGGCCTTCGGCGAGTGGGGTTGGCGCATTCCCTTCCTGCTGTCGGCGGGCCTGCTGGCCATCTCCATCTTCATGCGCATGAAGCTGTCCGAGAGCCCCAGCTTCCAGAAGCTGAAGGACGCCGGCGAGCAGTCGCAGCATCCCTTCCGCGAGAGCTTCGGCCAGTGGAAGAACCTCAAGCTGGTGCTGATCGCCCTGATGGCCATCATGCTGGCCCAGGGCGCGGTCTGGTACTGCGCCTTCTTCTACACCCCGGTCTTCCTCGAGAAGTTCCTCAAGGTGCCGGCCCCGATGGTCAACCAGCTGATGATGGTGGTCACCCTGGCCTCGGCCCCGATGTACGTCTTCTTCGGCTGGCTGTCGGACCGGTATGGCCGCAAGTGGGTGATGTGGTTCGGCATGGTCCTGGCCCTGCTGGCCTTCCTGCCCGGCTTCCACATGATGGCCCAGTTCGCCAATCCGGGCCTGGCCGAAGCGGCCCGCAAGACGCCGGTGGTGGTCATCGCCGACCCGGCCGCCTGCTCGCTGCAGTTCGATCCGGTCGGCAAGACCGCCTTCGTCACCAGCTGCGACATCGCCAAGAGCTTCCTGGCCAACAACGGCGTCTCCTATGACAACGAGGCGGCCCCGGCCGGCTCCCTGGCGCGGGTCAAGATCGGCGCGACCGAGGTGGTTTCGGTGGAGGGCGGCGGCCTCGACAAGGCCCAGCTGAAGACGGTCAAGGCCGGGGTCGAGGGCCAGATCAAGGCCGCCCTGTCGGAGGCCGGTTACCCGCTGAAGGCCGATCCGGCGCGGATCAACTTCTGGGGCCTGTTCGGCGTCCTGCTGGTCTTCACCATCGCCGCCACGGCCCTGTACGGCCCGCAGGCCTCGGCCCTGGTCGAGATGTTCCCGACCCGGGTGCGCTACACGGCCCTGTCGCTGCCCTATCACGTCGGCACCGGCTGGGTCGGCGGCTTCGTCCCCTTCAGCGCCTTCGCCATCGTCGCGGCGACGGGGAACATCTATGCGGGCCTGGCCTATCCGATCTTCTTCACCGGCATCAGCGTGCTGTCGACGCTGCTGTTCCTGAAGGAGACGAAGGGGCGGTCGCTGGACTTCTAG
- a CDS encoding ATP-binding protein, producing the protein MSASQKNRTPLPEADVARWFFENSRDLFCVATLDGVLLHVNAAWTAATGWLPEELIGQRPLELIHPDDRSGFIRSGVELSRTGESATIGRIRTKDGRWLCFDGRNRLCGDGKMISTMRDVTAEKAREEELAAARRDHTLLSEVAGIACWTYEPDTDALVWADDVAPLFGWQAEDLGTAAALNDKLDPLERDRVAGALAHAMQTGEGLTIEHRLRRVDGGWMTMRATVTTEPRGDRFALKGICCNVTELAEARDLALSGERRVTALAEELTANSIRLKMALEAAQAGAFEVDHVAQTFWASEQFHDLVECRMTYEEIRAPFWPFVHPADRDTVAAVTAQWASGDTSQDVEFRIVLEGRPERWARVYYTLDMETLRGVGLVIDIDDRKRQELALVEAKRAALAAADAKSRFLANMSHELRTPMNGVIGVLHLLEREALSEEGRRMLTEALDCGRMLTALIDDVVDFSRIEAGKLDLAHEPVDIGSLARGVVHMLAPQAREKDIALRLAGDETIGWAIGDGIRLRQALYNLVGNAVKFTLQGHVTVRCRRDGDRLTFEIEDTGVGIPLEAQAGLFQRFHQADASTTRQFGGSGLGLTITRRVAELMGGEVSFKSAPRLGSTFLLAVNAPATAPLDLVPAPVGEVLDGLRVLVVEDNATNRMIAVKLLETLGAQVGVACDGLDGVEAAVAGCYDLILMDIQMPGIDGMEATRRIRASGAPAAQAPILALTANVMSDQRQAYLAAGMDGVASKPLSPAALLAEIVRLSSDAAPRSAAA; encoded by the coding sequence ATGAGTGCGTCCCAGAAAAATCGAACCCCCCTGCCGGAAGCGGATGTCGCGCGCTGGTTCTTCGAGAACAGCAGAGACCTGTTCTGCGTCGCCACCCTCGATGGTGTCCTGCTGCATGTGAACGCCGCCTGGACAGCCGCGACCGGCTGGCTGCCGGAGGAACTCATCGGCCAGCGGCCGCTGGAACTCATCCATCCCGATGATCGATCCGGCTTTATCCGCAGCGGCGTCGAACTGAGCCGGACCGGCGAGAGCGCAACCATCGGCCGCATCCGCACCAAGGACGGGCGCTGGCTTTGCTTTGACGGTCGAAACCGGCTGTGCGGCGACGGCAAGATGATCTCGACGATGCGCGATGTCACCGCCGAAAAGGCCCGCGAGGAAGAGCTCGCGGCGGCCCGACGCGACCACACCCTGTTGTCGGAAGTCGCCGGCATCGCCTGCTGGACCTACGAGCCGGACACCGACGCCCTGGTCTGGGCGGACGACGTAGCGCCCCTGTTCGGCTGGCAGGCCGAGGACCTCGGTACGGCGGCGGCGCTCAATGACAAACTCGATCCGCTCGAGCGCGATCGGGTCGCCGGCGCCCTGGCGCACGCCATGCAAACCGGCGAGGGCCTGACCATCGAGCATCGCCTGCGCCGGGTCGATGGTGGCTGGATGACCATGCGGGCGACCGTCACCACCGAGCCGCGCGGCGACCGATTCGCCCTCAAGGGCATCTGCTGCAATGTGACCGAACTGGCCGAGGCCCGGGATCTGGCCCTGAGCGGCGAGCGGCGGGTGACCGCCCTGGCCGAGGAACTGACCGCCAATTCGATCCGGTTGAAGATGGCGCTCGAGGCCGCCCAGGCGGGCGCCTTCGAGGTCGATCACGTGGCCCAGACCTTCTGGGCGTCGGAGCAGTTCCACGACCTCGTCGAATGCCGGATGACCTATGAGGAAATCCGGGCGCCGTTCTGGCCCTTCGTGCACCCCGCCGACCGCGACACCGTCGCGGCGGTCACCGCCCAGTGGGCGAGCGGAGACACTTCCCAGGACGTGGAGTTCCGCATCGTCCTGGAGGGCCGTCCGGAACGCTGGGCGCGGGTCTACTACACCCTCGACATGGAGACCCTGCGCGGCGTCGGCCTGGTCATCGACATCGACGACCGGAAACGTCAGGAACTGGCCCTGGTCGAGGCCAAGCGCGCCGCCCTGGCCGCGGCCGACGCCAAGTCCAGGTTCCTTGCCAACATGAGCCACGAGCTGCGCACGCCGATGAATGGCGTGATCGGCGTCCTGCACCTGCTCGAGCGCGAAGCCCTCAGCGAGGAGGGACGCCGGATGCTGACCGAAGCCCTCGATTGCGGCCGGATGCTGACCGCCCTGATAGACGACGTCGTCGACTTCTCCCGCATCGAGGCGGGAAAACTCGACCTCGCCCATGAGCCGGTGGACATCGGCAGCCTGGCGCGGGGCGTGGTCCACATGCTGGCTCCGCAGGCGCGGGAGAAGGACATCGCCCTGCGGCTCGCCGGCGACGAGACGATCGGTTGGGCGATCGGCGACGGGATCCGGCTGCGCCAGGCCCTGTACAACCTGGTCGGCAACGCGGTGAAGTTCACCCTGCAGGGCCATGTCACGGTCCGCTGCCGCCGCGACGGCGACAGGCTGACCTTCGAGATCGAAGACACCGGCGTCGGCATTCCGCTCGAGGCCCAGGCCGGCCTGTTCCAGCGCTTCCACCAGGCCGACGCCTCGACAACCCGGCAGTTCGGCGGCTCCGGCCTTGGCCTGACGATCACCCGGCGGGTCGCCGAGCTGATGGGCGGCGAGGTCAGCTTCAAGTCCGCGCCGCGCCTGGGCTCCACCTTCCTGCTGGCGGTCAACGCCCCCGCAACGGCGCCCCTGGACCTCGTCCCGGCGCCGGTGGGCGAGGTGCTGGACGGCCTGCGCGTACTGGTGGTCGAGGACAACGCCACCAACCGGATGATCGCGGTCAAGCTGCTGGAAACCCTCGGGGCCCAGGTCGGGGTCGCCTGCGATGGCCTGGACGGGGTCGAGGCGGCCGTGGCCGGCTGCTACGACCTGATCCTGATGGACATCCAGATGCCCGGCATCGACGGCATGGAGGCGACCCGCCGCATCCGCGCCTCCGGCGCGCCGGCCGCCCAGGCGCCGATCCTCGCCCTGACCGCCAACGTCATGTCGGATCAGAGACAGGCCTATCTCGCGGCCGGTATGGATGGGGTGGCCTCCAAGCCCCTGTCGCCCGCCGCCCTGCTGGCCGAGATCGTCCGCCTGTCTTCCGACGCAGCCCCGCGGAGCGCGGCCGCCTGA
- a CDS encoding TonB-dependent siderophore receptor has translation MSSKLSVGVSARAKRALGVAAVAGLAGLGMAGAAFAADEAPIATVSAEAGDASEVSGVDIKGAKDKPSSSKLTAAPLDTPQTITVVSERTLRDQNLLTLRDVLQTVPGITFGAGEGGGGYGDSINLRGYSANNDITTDGLRDSAQYSRTDTFNLQQIEVVNGSNGVYNGSGGVGGSINLVSKSPFAADRTTVAAGVGTDSYLRGTIDSNILIGDDVALRLNAMVHRNDVPGRDVETYERWGIAPSVTFGLGGKTQFTVALFHQEDENTPRYGVPYASNAFLNGPLPGVKPSNYYGYRNIDTQEIGVDSVTLKLRHEFSDNLTLTNTGRWLKVTQLTIVDPPQGTWCLASGFNAQTGAACAIPGQYVVGGPRGNLRDTENVQLANQTDLNWKFETGAVKHNLVVGVAFSNETYDFVGGNVLRNPLGATPNPTHPNMDIANPNNVWSGPVNFIKTAVNDGELSNQAVYAFDNIEFSPMFSINAGIRWENNEGEFTSATIATPYPAPPASPVVTTAPTARNEETLVSYRIGGVFKPMENASIYLAYGNVSTPSQASVNGGCALTGTAQNCQLDPEEGEVIELGTKWDLMDGRLSLTGALFQNTRDKIRLASNDPAIPVQQQDGKSRVRGVTLGASGQILPSWTVIANYTYLDSEILQNVAGTALPPNNIDYTKGDPIPLTPRHAFNVWTTWQINEQWMAGIGANYAGQYAFARASATAPLIESDDYWLLNASVTWTINDKVGLQLNVKNLTDEEYYTNIRSNSGFGWAIPGDARSATLTTTVRF, from the coding sequence ATGAGTTCGAAACTGTCGGTGGGCGTCAGCGCCCGCGCCAAGCGCGCCCTGGGCGTCGCCGCCGTCGCCGGACTGGCCGGCCTGGGCATGGCCGGGGCCGCCTTCGCCGCCGACGAGGCGCCGATCGCGACGGTCAGCGCCGAGGCCGGCGATGCGTCCGAAGTGTCCGGGGTCGATATCAAGGGCGCCAAGGACAAGCCGTCCTCGTCCAAGCTGACCGCCGCTCCGCTCGACACGCCCCAGACCATCACCGTGGTCTCCGAGCGCACCCTGCGCGACCAGAACCTGCTGACCCTGCGCGACGTGCTGCAGACTGTGCCCGGCATCACCTTCGGGGCCGGCGAGGGCGGCGGCGGTTATGGCGACAGCATCAACCTGCGCGGCTACAGCGCCAACAACGACATCACCACCGACGGCCTGCGCGACTCGGCCCAGTACAGCCGCACCGACACCTTCAACCTGCAACAGATCGAGGTCGTGAACGGCTCGAACGGGGTCTACAACGGCTCGGGCGGCGTCGGCGGCAGCATCAACCTGGTCAGCAAGAGCCCGTTCGCCGCCGACCGCACCACGGTGGCGGCGGGCGTCGGGACCGACAGCTACCTGCGCGGCACGATCGACAGCAACATCCTGATCGGCGACGACGTGGCCCTGCGCCTCAACGCCATGGTCCACCGGAACGACGTCCCCGGCCGGGATGTCGAGACCTACGAGCGCTGGGGCATCGCCCCCTCGGTCACCTTCGGCCTGGGCGGCAAGACCCAGTTCACCGTCGCCCTGTTCCACCAGGAAGACGAGAACACCCCGCGCTACGGCGTGCCCTACGCCTCCAACGCCTTCCTCAACGGCCCGCTGCCGGGCGTCAAACCGTCGAATTATTACGGCTACCGAAACATCGACACCCAGGAGATCGGCGTCGACAGCGTCACCCTGAAGCTGCGCCACGAGTTCAGCGACAACCTGACCCTGACCAACACCGGCCGCTGGCTGAAGGTCACCCAACTGACCATCGTCGATCCGCCGCAGGGGACCTGGTGCCTGGCCAGCGGCTTCAACGCCCAGACCGGCGCCGCCTGCGCCATCCCCGGCCAGTATGTGGTCGGCGGCCCGCGCGGCAACCTGCGCGACACCGAGAACGTCCAGCTGGCCAACCAGACCGACCTGAACTGGAAGTTCGAGACCGGCGCAGTGAAGCACAACCTGGTCGTCGGCGTCGCCTTCTCCAACGAGACCTACGATTTCGTCGGCGGCAACGTGCTGCGCAACCCCTTGGGCGCGACGCCGAATCCGACCCACCCGAACATGGACATCGCCAACCCGAACAACGTCTGGTCGGGCCCGGTCAACTTCATCAAGACCGCGGTCAATGACGGCGAGCTGAGCAACCAGGCGGTCTACGCCTTCGACAACATCGAGTTTTCCCCGATGTTCTCGATCAACGCCGGCATCCGCTGGGAAAACAATGAGGGCGAGTTCACCTCGGCCACCATCGCCACCCCCTATCCGGCCCCGCCGGCCAGCCCGGTGGTGACCACCGCCCCGACCGCCCGCAACGAAGAGACGCTGGTCTCCTACCGCATCGGCGGTGTCTTCAAGCCGATGGAGAACGCCTCCATCTACCTCGCCTACGGCAACGTCAGCACGCCCTCGCAGGCGAGCGTCAACGGCGGCTGCGCCCTGACCGGCACGGCCCAGAACTGCCAGCTGGACCCCGAAGAGGGCGAGGTCATCGAGCTGGGGACCAAGTGGGACCTGATGGACGGCCGCCTGTCCCTGACCGGCGCCCTGTTCCAGAACACCCGCGACAAGATCCGCCTGGCCTCCAACGACCCGGCCATCCCGGTGCAGCAGCAGGACGGCAAGAGCCGGGTGCGGGGCGTCACCCTGGGCGCCAGCGGCCAGATCCTGCCCAGCTGGACGGTGATCGCCAACTACACATACCTGGACAGCGAAATTCTGCAGAACGTCGCCGGCACCGCCCTGCCGCCGAACAACATCGACTACACCAAGGGCGACCCCATCCCGCTGACGCCCAGGCACGCCTTCAATGTCTGGACGACCTGGCAGATCAACGAGCAGTGGATGGCCGGCATCGGCGCCAACTACGCCGGCCAGTACGCCTTCGCCCGGGCCAGCGCCACCGCGCCGCTGATCGAGTCCGACGACTACTGGCTGCTCAACGCCTCGGTGACCTGGACCATCAACGACAAGGTCGGGCTGCAGCTCAACGTCAAGAACCTGACCGACGAGGAATACTACACCAACATCCGCTCCAACTCCGGCTTCGGCTGGGCCATTCCGGGCGACGCCCGGTCGGCCACGCTGACCACCACGGTCCGGTTCTGA
- a CDS encoding NAD(P)/FAD-dependent oxidoreductase, producing the protein MKQTFDVVVFGAGAAGMMCAIEAGKRGRSVLVLDHAATAGEKIRISGGGRCNFTNLEGDKADRYLSANPHFCKSVLSRYTPRDFIARVDRHGIAWHEKTLGQLFCDDSAKEIIAMLLSEMKAAGAVLRLSTEVDRIEQTDTGFEVAIGGARIACESLVVACGGKSIPKMGASGFGYEIARQFDVNVLDTRPALVPLTYAVQVLEQLKPLIGVAVPQAVVQGGKGRFEEDILFTHRGLSGPAVLQVSSYWREGEEIVVNFAPGLDALDFLKTAKREHAKTALHTVLGWKLPRALAVLIAHDHGVPGNMADQPEKALKAVAEMVNAWRTKPVGSEGYRTAEVTLGGVDTRALDQKTMAARGVPGLYFIGEVVDVTGWLGGYNFQWAWSSGFVAGQAV; encoded by the coding sequence ATGAAACAGACCTTCGATGTCGTCGTGTTCGGCGCCGGCGCGGCCGGGATGATGTGTGCGATCGAGGCGGGAAAGCGTGGGCGGTCCGTGCTGGTCCTCGACCATGCCGCGACGGCCGGCGAGAAAATCCGCATCAGCGGCGGCGGCCGCTGCAACTTCACCAACCTGGAAGGCGACAAGGCCGACCGCTACCTGTCGGCCAACCCGCACTTCTGCAAGTCGGTGCTCAGCCGCTACACCCCGCGTGACTTCATCGCCCGGGTCGATCGCCACGGCATCGCCTGGCATGAGAAGACGCTCGGCCAGCTGTTCTGCGACGACTCGGCCAAAGAGATCATCGCCATGCTGCTCAGTGAGATGAAGGCGGCCGGGGCCGTGCTTCGCCTGAGCACCGAGGTGGACCGCATCGAGCAGACCGACACCGGCTTCGAGGTCGCCATCGGCGGAGCGCGCATCGCCTGTGAGAGCCTGGTCGTCGCCTGTGGCGGCAAGTCGATCCCGAAGATGGGGGCCAGCGGCTTCGGCTACGAGATCGCGCGACAGTTCGACGTCAATGTCCTGGACACCCGCCCGGCCCTGGTGCCGCTGACCTATGCGGTGCAGGTGCTGGAACAGCTCAAGCCGCTGATCGGGGTGGCGGTGCCGCAGGCGGTAGTGCAGGGCGGCAAAGGACGGTTCGAGGAGGACATTCTCTTCACCCACCGCGGCCTGTCGGGCCCGGCCGTGCTGCAGGTCTCATCCTACTGGCGCGAGGGCGAAGAGATCGTCGTCAACTTCGCCCCGGGTCTCGATGCGCTCGACTTCCTGAAGACCGCCAAGCGAGAGCATGCCAAGACGGCCCTGCACACCGTGCTGGGCTGGAAGCTGCCCCGGGCCCTGGCGGTGCTGATCGCCCACGACCACGGCGTGCCCGGCAACATGGCCGACCAGCCGGAGAAGGCGCTGAAGGCCGTGGCCGAGATGGTCAACGCCTGGCGCACCAAGCCGGTGGGCTCCGAAGGCTATCGCACGGCCGAGGTCACGCTTGGCGGGGTCGATACCCGGGCGCTGGACCAGAAGACCATGGCGGCGCGCGGCGTGCCCGGACTCTATTTCATCGGTGAGGTGGTCGATGTCACCGGCTGGCTGGGCGGCTATAACTTCCAGTGGGCCTGGTCGTCGGGGTTTGTCGCCGGGCAGGCTGTATGA